A single genomic interval of Syntrophobotulus glycolicus DSM 8271 harbors:
- a CDS encoding major capsid protein yields the protein MPEDIQSLDGTVLTELAQTFENHKTTIRTFFPVREVPESKVTVERVYSGAGMAPPVEKGQPDPLGDGDRQVDSQTYEPVYSRESFPVPTEKLNNLRMPGTLNEKYGRQYIADETKRYVSRSDLLFDFLGTQMFQGQVNYTDPRTKKTVNISAGIPSAHVITTVPTKPWTDPDATIIDDIDEMKKLIRNNGKVPATHIFMTTDMCSIMARNKQVISRAESARDTGFVVFKDGDLIKICGLEIILQDTVYEALALATAPSGTIKVNTPSPAAGTAVELTIGGVSSGTYTAVDGDTATKVAANLCNFINSNPVMPVTATVSGTTITVKPKNERLNQEIEFSSTGDIVIQITGSPLEVTGSGLVKTVTKMIPDHKVVICCKEFAGETVGRTDFVIGEHPEGKPGIWSRAANSIPPAAPGVIVQIGRAGAPYLLHPDWVVVRTVYTPG from the coding sequence ATGCCGGAAGATATTCAAAGCTTGGACGGTACGGTGTTAACTGAACTTGCTCAGACCTTTGAGAATCACAAAACTACGATTAGAACATTTTTTCCTGTGCGTGAAGTACCGGAGTCGAAGGTAACGGTTGAACGCGTTTACAGCGGTGCAGGGATGGCTCCGCCCGTGGAAAAAGGACAGCCTGATCCTCTGGGCGATGGAGATAGACAGGTAGATTCTCAAACATACGAGCCAGTTTACAGCCGGGAATCCTTTCCTGTCCCCACAGAGAAGCTGAACAATCTGCGTATGCCGGGGACTTTGAACGAAAAATACGGGCGCCAATACATTGCGGATGAAACCAAACGTTATGTATCCCGGAGTGATTTACTCTTTGATTTCTTAGGAACTCAGATGTTTCAAGGTCAAGTAAATTATACCGACCCGCGCACCAAAAAGACTGTAAACATTTCCGCCGGGATACCCTCTGCCCATGTGATCACGACTGTACCAACTAAGCCATGGACGGATCCCGACGCTACCATAATCGATGATATTGACGAGATGAAAAAACTCATTCGCAACAACGGGAAAGTGCCGGCGACTCACATTTTTATGACAACCGACATGTGCAGTATAATGGCCAGAAATAAACAGGTTATTTCCCGCGCGGAATCCGCCAGGGACACCGGGTTTGTTGTATTCAAAGATGGTGACTTGATCAAGATCTGCGGATTGGAAATTATTTTGCAGGATACCGTATATGAAGCTTTAGCGCTGGCAACCGCCCCGAGCGGCACGATTAAAGTTAACACACCGTCTCCGGCAGCTGGGACTGCTGTTGAACTCACGATCGGCGGCGTCAGCAGTGGAACATATACGGCTGTTGATGGCGATACCGCAACTAAGGTTGCTGCAAATCTTTGCAACTTTATTAATAGCAACCCGGTCATGCCGGTAACGGCCACCGTGTCTGGTACAACCATTACGGTGAAACCGAAAAATGAACGCCTTAATCAAGAGATCGAGTTTTCATCAACCGGCGATATTGTAATCCAGATCACCGGATCTCCATTAGAAGTGACAGGCAGCGGTCTGGTTAAAACGGTTACTAAGATGATTCCGGATCACAAGGTTGTGATCTGCTGCAAGGAATTTGCGGGAGAAACTGTCGGACGCACAGATTTTGTAATTGGTGAACATCCGGAGGGCAAACCGGGAATTTGGTCAAGAGCAGCTAATTCTATACCTCCTGCTGCTCCGGGAGTTATAGTACAAATTGGCCGGGCCGGGGCACCTTACCTCCTGCATCCGGATTGGGTTGTTGTCAGAACTGTTTATACTCCAGGTTAA
- a CDS encoding phage protein Gp36 family protein, with amino-acid sequence MYCTPEDIRSENELLRDTETFPDGTILPYIERSQTRIETKLSKRYRVPLAEPVPEIVKTIAVEMACGFVLIGETASRSIQEIINLGNSKIKRADTDLEELIEKGLIDSIPGIVMATAPGSDNRPQIGSTTPNKSPIEGALDW; translated from the coding sequence ATGTATTGTACCCCTGAAGATATCCGATCAGAAAACGAACTTTTGCGCGATACCGAAACTTTCCCTGATGGAACGATCCTGCCATATATAGAGCGGTCTCAGACTCGAATAGAAACAAAGCTATCTAAGCGGTACAGAGTTCCCTTAGCGGAACCTGTACCGGAGATTGTCAAAACCATTGCGGTGGAAATGGCCTGTGGGTTTGTCCTGATTGGGGAAACAGCCAGCCGGAGCATCCAAGAGATCATCAATCTCGGCAACAGCAAAATCAAGCGGGCAGACACTGATCTGGAAGAGCTGATTGAAAAAGGACTGATCGATTCCATTCCCGGCATTGTCATGGCGACCGCGCCGGGAAGTGACAACCGGCCCCAGATCGGCAGCACTACTCCGAACAAAAGCCCGATTGAAGGAGCGCTCGACTGGTGA
- a CDS encoding phage virion morphogenesis protein, which yields MKYEIKSDDIEPIQKKMEILLSRGLDLKPMMRTAGEIMRASAGRNFEAEGRPSRWKPLSSATKEIYSGKLLDEYSQTKGYQNAKRESTRKKRSQAHVQARLGGRKLLQGEGDLKKSIVIGEITSSSVKVGSSLPYARIHQLGGTIKPRRKKVLMIPLGGGKFMWLKKVTIPARPYLLFQSEDQTAIVRALDSYFLRSL from the coding sequence GTGAAGTATGAAATCAAATCGGATGATATTGAACCCATTCAAAAAAAGATGGAGATTCTCCTTTCCAGGGGGCTGGACTTAAAGCCGATGATGAGGACAGCCGGAGAAATTATGCGCGCTTCAGCCGGCAGGAATTTTGAGGCTGAAGGCAGGCCATCCAGATGGAAACCATTATCATCGGCTACGAAAGAAATATATTCCGGTAAGCTCCTGGATGAATATTCCCAGACAAAAGGCTACCAGAACGCCAAACGGGAAAGCACTCGAAAAAAGCGCAGCCAGGCGCATGTGCAGGCAAGACTTGGGGGTCGAAAGCTCCTGCAAGGCGAAGGCGATCTGAAGAAGTCTATCGTGATCGGAGAAATCACTTCCAGCAGCGTCAAGGTTGGTTCCTCTCTTCCTTATGCCCGGATCCACCAGCTAGGCGGGACAATCAAGCCTAGACGGAAGAAAGTCCTAATGATTCCCCTGGGCGGCGGTAAGTTTATGTGGTTGAAAAAAGTTACAATACCTGCCAGACCGTATCTTCTCTTTCAAAGCGAGGACCAGACGGCGATCGTTCGGGCGTTGGATAGCTATTTTTTAAGGAGTTTGTAG
- a CDS encoding phage tail sheath C-terminal domain-containing protein, with protein sequence MANEYIEPRIAIDESDVGSQIQPEVSLSGIGIVGTFEKGPVNQAVFIQSANKLKSVFGSDKAGLTGIKSALGALNQGASDLKIVRIGTASIKAAERMLKDSTDTDSVKVTAASPGTWGNEIKVAVAEGTLENTFRIIVVYGSESETLDNLTLNNLGSVVSQYVTLDKVEGAAQNPKNVTAAPLTDGDDGATTTDSDYVGAVDENGAASGLRVLETAQVGLVLCAQQYGTTVQNAIIAHCANASIGQGLRVGILNTNKGLTPGTVAALTASLDSDRAIVTYPWVEPSEAAGAYVAPDGYYAGLLAVRNSNTSPSNKPMLGIKSTERDLTDADVKALTLARISPITLMPRRGGFVVRNGVTLSASDAWSQTCIRRAADEINMEAYDAIQWAISAENTPELRAAVAAQLDAMLLTKKQKGRIYDYQSTICDDTNNTAESIAARILNAVIRPRFTYPADYVNLFVQRQTGSGS encoded by the coding sequence ATGGCGAATGAATATATTGAGCCCAGGATTGCTATTGATGAGTCGGATGTCGGATCCCAAATTCAACCGGAAGTCAGTTTATCCGGAATAGGTATCGTCGGAACTTTTGAAAAAGGGCCGGTAAATCAGGCTGTTTTCATACAAAGCGCCAATAAATTGAAGTCTGTATTCGGCTCAGACAAAGCTGGGCTAACCGGAATTAAAAGCGCACTAGGAGCGTTGAACCAGGGAGCTAGTGATCTGAAGATTGTCCGGATTGGGACGGCTTCCATCAAAGCCGCAGAGCGAATGTTAAAAGACAGCACTGATACCGACAGTGTTAAAGTTACAGCGGCATCGCCGGGAACTTGGGGCAATGAGATCAAGGTTGCCGTAGCTGAAGGAACTCTAGAGAATACCTTCAGAATCATTGTAGTCTACGGGTCAGAATCAGAAACCCTGGATAATCTCACCTTGAACAATTTGGGCAGTGTTGTTTCGCAGTATGTGACTCTGGACAAAGTTGAAGGTGCTGCCCAGAATCCTAAAAATGTTACCGCTGCTCCGTTGACCGACGGCGATGACGGGGCAACGACCACGGATAGTGATTACGTGGGAGCTGTGGATGAGAATGGGGCCGCATCCGGATTAAGAGTACTGGAGACTGCACAGGTCGGTCTGGTACTCTGTGCCCAACAATATGGCACTACGGTGCAGAACGCCATTATTGCGCATTGTGCCAATGCTTCGATCGGACAAGGGTTGAGGGTCGGGATTTTGAATACGAACAAAGGATTGACTCCCGGCACAGTAGCGGCTCTGACCGCATCCCTGGATTCTGACCGGGCCATTGTTACCTATCCATGGGTTGAACCCAGCGAGGCCGCCGGCGCCTATGTGGCGCCTGACGGTTATTATGCCGGACTCCTGGCAGTGCGCAATTCCAATACCAGTCCTTCCAACAAACCGATGCTTGGGATTAAATCCACGGAAAGAGATCTGACGGATGCGGACGTGAAAGCTTTGACTTTGGCCAGGATCAGCCCGATCACGTTAATGCCGCGCCGCGGCGGGTTTGTGGTCCGCAATGGAGTAACCCTGTCAGCCTCTGACGCCTGGAGCCAAACTTGTATCCGCCGGGCCGCCGATGAGATTAACATGGAAGCCTATGACGCTATTCAGTGGGCAATCAGTGCCGAAAACACACCGGAGCTGAGGGCAGCAGTGGCCGCTCAATTGGATGCCATGTTACTTACTAAAAAGCAAAAAGGCCGGATTTACGATTATCAGTCCACGATCTGTGATGATACAAATAATACAGCAGAATCAATTGCGGCCCGGATTCTCAATGCAGTTATCCGTCCCCGTTTTACTTATCCGGCGGACTATGTGAATCTCTTTGTTCAAAGACAAACCGGATCCGGAAGTTAG
- a CDS encoding 4Fe-4S binding protein yields the protein MTIRILDNCPACGACLMVCPVKALAISGSKLTVNESCIECGLCIQQCPVQQLVLPKDTPSPSPAGKGKGKRSEDIQAKEVKNNAKVTGV from the coding sequence ATGACGATTAGGATACTTGATAACTGCCCGGCGTGCGGTGCCTGCCTGATGGTCTGCCCGGTAAAGGCACTCGCGATATCTGGCAGCAAATTGACTGTAAATGAAAGCTGTATTGAGTGCGGGTTATGTATTCAGCAATGCCCAGTGCAACAGCTGGTACTGCCGAAAGATACCCCTTCTCCCTCCCCTGCCGGCAAGGGGAAAGGAAAACGCTCGGAAGATATCCAGGCTAAGGAGGTGAAAAATAATGCCAAAGTTACAGGGGTTTGA
- a CDS encoding phage tail tape measure protein, whose amino-acid sequence MASTTMQVALILTAVNNLGPNIKSAKNMIVGLGKTAAETQKRINDLQNLKASGVADIRSGAAMLVPLEEALRKAALFEDVMNDVGIANYDASIPLNMQKEQLEELSDLALKLGAETKFNNTDAANAQMELLKNGMAYQDVMEGGAKASMYLGQTAKAAPETAAEAVSQLTNMFQLNGNQLMQVADDINRAANASSAGVQAIMNDMQQTGGTAKLLGLTAKDTSLMLGTLHNMGLGDSSGNYLNDMLLNLNKATPKARKALEEMGLLKDATVTYTKSGTMKVSGGQNSVFNSQGQIKNAQSLVESLRASMIGVDLSSLYDTNGKMLPDDEIASMVESSNKLKALQNFKDVFGIQGMRAAIALAQTGKGSYEEMVGKAGNMKSIEEQVISQQSTLIGKLETLKGSAETLMTSSGTPMIEELKSYADTANQIVDTIQVWTTAHPEATKAIMKTVIALGGLRIGLGIGKLLTSQFGFMGIGIGNAASKVIGFASTYSYFRQGSGIFRSLWSAISFGSPVLTKAGSIVGGFGGKVLTAGSQALIAGGRMALAWVIGLGPVGWIVGGVTLAIIAAVAAWKTNFGGFQDWVIKWATKVVEIINKVRNFFGASSLEYDWMVQSSDGKNLQALNSPKTTPFLGDGSKTTDNRQFNFQIQSTDPKAAAGEVSSILGGKGMDKYQMSRDPRFSSDPVYP is encoded by the coding sequence ATGGCTAGTACTACTATGCAGGTGGCCTTAATCCTGACGGCAGTTAATAACTTAGGACCAAATATTAAATCGGCTAAGAATATGATTGTCGGTCTGGGGAAGACGGCGGCTGAAACCCAAAAACGCATCAATGATCTTCAAAACCTGAAGGCTTCCGGAGTGGCAGATATCCGTTCAGGGGCGGCTATGCTTGTGCCGCTTGAAGAGGCTCTTCGCAAAGCGGCCTTATTTGAAGATGTGATGAATGATGTAGGAATCGCCAATTATGATGCTTCTATTCCCTTAAATATGCAAAAAGAACAGTTAGAAGAATTGTCTGACCTGGCGTTAAAATTAGGCGCTGAAACCAAGTTCAACAATACGGATGCGGCTAACGCCCAAATGGAGTTGCTGAAAAACGGGATGGCCTATCAGGATGTTATGGAAGGCGGAGCCAAGGCTTCCATGTATCTTGGGCAAACGGCGAAAGCCGCACCTGAAACTGCGGCGGAAGCCGTCAGCCAGTTGACTAACATGTTTCAATTGAACGGCAACCAGCTGATGCAGGTGGCTGACGATATCAACCGGGCCGCTAACGCCAGTAGCGCCGGGGTACAGGCTATCATGAATGATATGCAGCAAACCGGAGGGACAGCGAAGCTGCTGGGGCTGACAGCCAAGGATACTTCCCTCATGCTGGGGACCCTGCACAACATGGGGTTAGGCGATTCATCCGGAAACTATCTAAATGATATGCTGCTTAACTTGAATAAGGCCACACCAAAGGCCCGCAAAGCACTAGAAGAAATGGGACTGCTCAAAGATGCTACGGTCACATATACGAAATCCGGAACAATGAAAGTCAGTGGCGGTCAAAACAGCGTTTTTAATTCGCAAGGTCAAATTAAAAACGCTCAGAGTCTCGTCGAAAGTTTACGCGCCTCTATGATTGGCGTCGATCTCAGCAGTTTGTATGACACCAACGGAAAGATGCTGCCGGATGATGAAATTGCGTCTATGGTGGAGTCGAGTAATAAGTTAAAAGCACTCCAAAACTTTAAGGATGTTTTCGGGATACAGGGGATGAGAGCAGCGATTGCCCTGGCGCAAACAGGTAAAGGCAGCTATGAAGAAATGGTTGGAAAAGCCGGTAACATGAAAAGCATCGAAGAGCAAGTTATCTCCCAACAAAGTACGCTGATCGGTAAACTTGAAACGTTGAAAGGATCCGCGGAAACGTTAATGACTTCATCAGGAACTCCCATGATCGAGGAATTGAAAAGTTATGCTGATACGGCAAATCAGATCGTAGATACTATCCAAGTATGGACAACAGCTCATCCGGAAGCGACAAAGGCGATAATGAAAACAGTTATAGCTTTAGGTGGGCTGCGTATTGGACTCGGTATTGGTAAGCTTCTTACGTCACAATTCGGATTTATGGGCATTGGTATAGGTAATGCTGCATCGAAGGTAATTGGCTTTGCCTCAACTTACAGCTATTTCCGCCAAGGATCAGGGATTTTTAGATCCCTCTGGAGCGCAATATCTTTCGGTAGTCCTGTTTTAACAAAAGCGGGATCAATCGTTGGAGGTTTTGGTGGTAAAGTACTGACCGCAGGCAGCCAGGCATTGATAGCCGGGGGCCGTATGGCGTTAGCCTGGGTAATCGGCTTAGGTCCTGTCGGTTGGATTGTAGGCGGTGTCACATTAGCTATCATTGCTGCAGTAGCCGCCTGGAAAACCAATTTCGGAGGGTTTCAAGACTGGGTAATTAAATGGGCAACTAAAGTGGTTGAAATCATCAATAAAGTGCGGAATTTTTTTGGGGCGTCTTCCTTGGAATATGACTGGATGGTCCAATCTAGCGACGGAAAAAATCTGCAGGCATTAAATAGCCCAAAGACAACCCCATTTTTGGGAGACGGAAGCAAAACAACCGACAACCGTCAGTTTAATTTCCAGATCCAAAGCACGGATCCCAAAGCAGCCGCTGGTGAAGTTAGTTCGATTTTAGGCGGCAAAGGCATGGATAAATACCAAATGTCCAGAGATCCGCGCTTTTCATCTGATCCGGTATATCCCTGA
- a CDS encoding LysM peptidoglycan-binding domain-containing protein, with translation MDVYLDSFKFSPAPRQKISYNNPRVLAKLDIPGAAPSYQDMGEDGTVVSWSGVLTGNAYASAVQLENMKNTGKPVQLRVTDCPELSIPVRISKFEWDFVRKDYVSYSIELFGEPPESPLEPVIVSKNTSSVQSVTVTPVKTYTVVAGDTLWAISSRFLSKPTRWTEIAKLNGIADERKLQIGTVLKIPS, from the coding sequence GTGGACGTATATCTGGATAGTTTTAAGTTTAGTCCTGCTCCGCGCCAGAAGATAAGCTATAACAATCCCAGGGTATTAGCGAAGCTGGACATTCCTGGGGCGGCCCCCTCCTATCAGGATATGGGAGAAGACGGGACAGTCGTCAGCTGGTCTGGAGTATTGACCGGTAATGCTTATGCCAGCGCAGTGCAGCTTGAAAACATGAAAAATACCGGTAAACCGGTACAGCTCAGAGTGACGGACTGCCCGGAGCTGAGTATCCCGGTACGGATCAGCAAATTCGAATGGGATTTTGTACGTAAAGATTATGTGTCCTACAGCATTGAATTGTTCGGCGAGCCTCCTGAGTCTCCCCTTGAACCGGTGATTGTATCGAAAAACACATCATCTGTTCAAAGTGTGACGGTAACACCAGTTAAAACATACACCGTGGTCGCAGGGGATACACTTTGGGCAATATCAAGCCGTTTTTTGAGTAAACCCACCCGCTGGACAGAAATTGCGAAGCTAAACGGAATTGCTGACGAAAGAAAGTTACAAATCGGTACCGTATTAAAAATACCCAGTTGA
- a CDS encoding phage late control D family protein: protein MKAPRAILEVSGVNVRWQDILDIRLENTLYLAADSFDATLRNDLLLSDWFRKQQEVKIYFGYVENPQSWTKADLKHLFTGQIDGIKPEWSGKKIVRLIGRDYSSPLIDTEYSIAFENQTSSQIAGILSKKYGLKPVVTNTSAVADKELMANKKEWEVLQALADLEGFVCYVTKDKELYFGPRKETDEAVIAKLYNNGPGQVNCTLNFDDSAVGIVNKVTVRHWLGANKKLIEASTVNQSLLSAMGGQVKERIVYESKAKTVALAKEYAEKRLKEWSRNVVTAEGFCVLNSEMVAEKKVLCQGFGRFTGEYYLNQVTHSLAKSDGAKTEFNLTNLRPDDAEQYRQDLYDNNEKTM from the coding sequence ATGAAAGCACCAAGAGCAATTTTGGAAGTATCGGGGGTTAATGTTAGGTGGCAGGATATCCTGGATATCCGTTTAGAAAACACGCTCTATCTGGCAGCGGACAGTTTTGATGCCACACTTCGGAATGATCTCCTGCTTTCGGATTGGTTTCGGAAACAGCAGGAAGTCAAGATCTATTTTGGTTATGTAGAGAATCCACAGTCTTGGACCAAAGCAGATCTGAAGCATCTTTTTACTGGCCAGATCGATGGAATTAAACCGGAATGGTCCGGTAAAAAAATAGTCAGGCTGATTGGCCGGGACTATTCGTCCCCCCTGATTGACACGGAATACTCGATAGCTTTTGAAAATCAGACATCCAGCCAAATAGCCGGTATCCTGTCTAAAAAATACGGACTGAAGCCTGTGGTCACGAATACAAGCGCCGTAGCGGACAAAGAATTAATGGCCAATAAAAAAGAATGGGAAGTTCTGCAGGCCCTGGCAGATCTGGAAGGCTTTGTGTGCTATGTAACCAAAGATAAAGAATTGTACTTTGGCCCGCGCAAGGAAACAGATGAGGCTGTCATTGCAAAACTTTATAATAACGGTCCTGGTCAGGTCAACTGTACCTTAAACTTTGATGATTCGGCAGTCGGGATTGTGAATAAGGTGACTGTCAGGCATTGGCTGGGTGCAAACAAAAAACTGATCGAAGCATCAACTGTAAATCAAAGTCTGCTCTCCGCTATGGGGGGGCAGGTCAAGGAACGAATTGTCTATGAAAGTAAAGCCAAGACCGTTGCTCTGGCCAAGGAGTACGCCGAAAAAAGGTTAAAGGAATGGTCGCGAAATGTAGTCACAGCTGAAGGCTTCTGTGTCTTAAATTCAGAAATGGTTGCGGAGAAAAAAGTACTTTGTCAGGGGTTCGGTCGATTTACAGGTGAATATTATCTCAATCAAGTCACTCATTCCCTAGCCAAAAGTGACGGAGCAAAAACTGAGTTCAATTTGACAAATCTCCGGCCTGACGATGCGGAGCAGTATCGACAGGATCTGTATGATAACAATGAAAAGACAATGTGA
- a CDS encoding phage baseplate assembly protein V has product MQAMFPQLGVLTSIGGNTARVYLPLFKVETGWIRISSNLLYELEVTLAGQPGTFDKIAYDTLKIGDEVLVVFANGDINQGIITVRVG; this is encoded by the coding sequence ATGCAAGCTATGTTCCCTCAGCTGGGTGTTCTAACTTCGATTGGCGGTAATACCGCAAGGGTATATCTTCCTCTTTTCAAAGTCGAAACCGGTTGGATCCGGATCAGCTCCAATCTGCTTTATGAACTAGAGGTTACCCTGGCCGGACAGCCTGGGACTTTTGATAAGATCGCGTATGACACCCTGAAAATTGGGGATGAAGTTTTAGTGGTATTTGCCAACGGGGATATAAATCAAGGGATTATTACTGTTCGCGTAGGATAG
- a CDS encoding GPW/gp25 family protein, with amino-acid sequence MADEMDGLGTSLSFSLNESLRVNYLGHYDLVSGNENVHQAVQLRLNTPVGSLVLHPEYGNAIFDIISEPMDDDFPVKAELAVRECLATETRINVASVAVKMLNEKRTAQIFIKYSINEDAEITEIMLEVPYGI; translated from the coding sequence ATGGCAGATGAAATGGATGGCTTGGGCACATCATTGAGCTTCAGCCTGAATGAAAGTTTGAGAGTAAATTACTTAGGGCACTATGATCTGGTTTCCGGAAACGAAAATGTTCATCAGGCTGTGCAGCTGCGGCTTAATACTCCGGTGGGATCCTTGGTACTGCACCCGGAATATGGTAATGCGATATTTGATATTATCTCCGAACCAATGGATGATGATTTCCCAGTTAAAGCTGAACTGGCGGTAAGAGAGTGCCTGGCTACCGAAACACGGATAAATGTAGCTAGTGTGGCAGTCAAGATGCTTAATGAAAAAAGAACCGCACAAATCTTTATTAAATATTCCATAAATGAAGATGCGGAAATAACTGAGATCATGCTGGAGGTGCCATATGGAATTTAA
- a CDS encoding baseplate J/gp47 family protein, producing MEFKDYKQARDEMIAKAADSSDLTDWSPGTANLSLMEAVATGLAGGYHTIQQLMETHFITTAGLEYLKLYAEELDVPWDPGVEAVGEIIFSRTSPAPFSENIPAGTTFRTLDGKIEVETTADCTLAQGETEVSAAAMATMVGTTGMLQTGTQMKIFGISVSLVESVVVASPGFTGGCDPETAEQLRQRLLIIRRSPGTSGNKAQYIKWALSISGVGGAYVEPLWAGPGTVKVYLIDTAKQPASAGLIEIVQNYIDPLPHGSGSGQAPIGAVVTIVAAPAVTITITATVALIPEMDLEEVTEKFISGVQSYLSEIAYSADPTVRIAKVGNILLDTPGIIDYSELNINSGTGNITVGPGSVAILGTVSLNE from the coding sequence ATGGAATTTAAGGATTATAAACAGGCTAGAGATGAAATGATTGCTAAAGCGGCAGACTCTTCCGATCTCACGGACTGGAGTCCTGGGACAGCAAATTTATCTTTAATGGAAGCCGTGGCAACCGGCTTGGCCGGAGGGTATCACACCATACAGCAATTGATGGAAACGCATTTTATCACTACCGCTGGGCTTGAATACTTAAAGCTTTATGCAGAGGAATTAGACGTTCCTTGGGATCCAGGAGTAGAAGCTGTCGGAGAGATTATTTTTTCAAGGACTTCACCGGCACCTTTCAGTGAAAACATTCCTGCCGGAACAACATTTCGCACTTTAGATGGAAAAATTGAAGTTGAAACGACAGCAGATTGTACATTGGCCCAGGGAGAAACGGAAGTGTCGGCGGCCGCCATGGCGACAATGGTCGGCACCACCGGAATGCTACAGACGGGTACCCAGATGAAGATCTTCGGGATCTCTGTCAGTCTGGTGGAAAGTGTCGTTGTAGCGTCTCCGGGATTTACAGGTGGCTGCGATCCAGAAACGGCGGAGCAACTTCGGCAGAGACTCTTAATCATTCGCCGTTCTCCGGGAACGTCAGGCAACAAGGCGCAGTATATAAAATGGGCGCTCAGCATTTCAGGGGTTGGCGGGGCTTATGTGGAGCCGCTATGGGCCGGGCCGGGAACGGTTAAGGTTTATTTAATTGACACGGCGAAGCAGCCGGCCTCCGCTGGACTGATAGAAATTGTGCAGAATTATATTGATCCACTTCCCCATGGTTCCGGATCCGGGCAGGCGCCGATCGGCGCGGTGGTGACTATCGTCGCGGCGCCGGCGGTGACGATAACCATCACAGCCACAGTGGCCCTTATTCCGGAAATGGACCTGGAAGAAGTCACAGAGAAATTCATTTCCGGTGTGCAAAGTTATTTGAGTGAAATTGCCTATTCCGCCGATCCAACAGTCCGCATTGCTAAGGTAGGCAATATTCTCCTGGACACTCCGGGCATCATTGATTATTCCGAGTTGAACATCAATAGCGGTACCGGAAATATAACAGTCGGTCCGGGATCTGTGGCTATTTTAGGGACGGTGAGCCTGAATGAATAG
- a CDS encoding putative phage tail protein, with protein sequence MNSTEQMLNLLPGYYATGESRAMLDVFGDKLEEFRDGIWDVVDQFFVNTSTWGLDQWEKELELSSYLGKPESERRSRIISKLRGVGTVTVKLIQNVAQSYDGGLVTVADHPEESYFVIKFVDTKGIPPNLDDLKDAIEEIKPAHLEAVYEFTYNTYDYLNQFTYEYLESFSYNQLRNEKLS encoded by the coding sequence ATGAATAGCACGGAGCAAATGCTGAATCTTTTGCCGGGTTACTACGCAACAGGAGAAAGCCGGGCAATGCTGGACGTTTTTGGAGATAAGCTGGAAGAGTTTCGGGACGGGATCTGGGACGTGGTTGATCAATTCTTTGTAAACACTTCCACCTGGGGACTTGATCAATGGGAAAAAGAGCTGGAGTTAAGCTCATATCTTGGAAAACCTGAAAGCGAGCGCAGGAGCCGGATCATTTCCAAGCTCCGGGGAGTCGGTACTGTAACGGTCAAGCTGATCCAGAACGTTGCCCAATCCTACGATGGTGGGCTGGTAACAGTAGCCGATCATCCTGAAGAAAGTTATTTCGTTATCAAGTTTGTAGATACAAAAGGGATCCCGCCCAACCTGGATGATCTCAAAGATGCGATCGAAGAAATAAAACCGGCGCATTTGGAAGCAGTCTATGAGTTTACCTATAACACCTATGATTATTTGAACCAGTTCACTTATGAGTATCTTGAAAGTTTCTCTTATAATCAGCTCAGAAATGAAAAATTATCTTGA
- a CDS encoding XkdX family protein — protein sequence MLDFKTINRYYKEKYWSKKMIWNAVVKGYITAAEYEEITGESYQA from the coding sequence ATGTTAGACTTTAAAACCATTAATAGGTACTACAAGGAAAAATACTGGTCTAAAAAAATGATCTGGAATGCCGTAGTAAAGGGATATATCACCGCCGCCGAATATGAGGAAATCACCGGGGAATCGTACCAGGCGTAA